A stretch of the Archangium violaceum genome encodes the following:
- a CDS encoding serine/threonine-protein kinase PknK produces MAHGGFGTLLAARRESDGQKVAIKVAHPDSPLAWRHLFTEAAALRAIGAPLVPEVYETGSLSRGEPYLVMRFISHPTLARVLALQGGPMPMEVFAPGALALVDTLGAVHARGFLHGDLKPENIFLDDTAPTAILFDFGLARRLGAPASLPIPYAATPPTHRVLAGTVEYMAPEQCEGEPDLDVRTDLYALGVILYEMLTGRPPFFGTLSDVTQAHVSRRPARPSELAAVPVALEQVVLRCLAKERDRRFQSATELREALQQSLFSHAPPPPPPPATLTPPERVTPPTSTHRSVAGLFFRSGSNPVVLQKELAGFGGQLVFQEGSRFVGVFDPDVGENPIRRAHQAVRGLSARGLVSTALLDVVSVTVQRRPGGAIRYLSPTFSRQERFPSGNEPRLLLLTAAAAEALPEQPCVPVPDRDGLFQCLPSSAVSGAPFQFQQHKELVGRDGELAELMRSAKQSVAERVPSLITVLGDRGQGKTHLCATLAEQLQVGLPQARVYVWRAREPVQGDPEGTLRLLLQQALYGVHASGASFSGSEGEGRGICVELLGPRLAMELWPGVAATLGWRSPSDARLQHWATAPGALRSLAMRATGELLVARARQRPLCILLDDVHYAEETALNALEYATLAESRLPLWVCVLARPGFERHRPSWGSRAAHQRVLSLGPLPPASATELCRILLRPAENVPTEAIERLAERAQYIPLFLVELVRGLKRQGLVRQRAGGESWYLVTDELERMPELHLVEWLVDRELGALPPELAAHARLCALLGPDFTAAEAEGVVHVLESDGGAVDFPLDPRHATRRLQELGLLVDHEEGLCFRNELLRATVERSLPEADRVRFHHAAFRYFLSEAGATRRQRLPRLALHASAAGLRSEAVALYIDLAESARGHHAYLEAESTYTRALELLDVEDTRRRFTVLRGRGLMRYRVGRSEDSLADFAAARELARRLGDLFGQVELLLDEAMAYDWRNEYVRAEMRVSLAQELASSANLQSPLLQVRLLLGLGRALFRNGQWKEACTLLEDTVQRARGLGDAGYESLVVAQLLLGFILPNLGRIDEAERILEEAITSCTERGDRLHLGSILNNRRNLWVARNDLKGALRDQERFMQLGRELGLASWEFFAEHNMGELLYQSGAPEAAAPHIARAIELERRHPEVAPRPWALLLQARLHAYTGRDFEARALLTDIQIKLEARGAEFSSSEEVLVSLVELATREASAEEWLALGRRSDACSVEQEPLEVLEVQALARWRRGERKEALRLMDEALARAARVPNIMGKRLRRSRERVLTPARR; encoded by the coding sequence GTGGCGCACGGTGGTTTTGGCACCCTCCTGGCCGCTCGACGCGAGTCCGATGGCCAGAAGGTCGCCATCAAGGTGGCCCACCCGGACTCACCTCTGGCCTGGCGCCATCTCTTCACCGAAGCCGCGGCCCTGCGGGCCATCGGTGCGCCTCTCGTCCCGGAGGTGTACGAGACAGGCTCACTCTCCCGAGGCGAGCCGTACCTCGTCATGCGGTTCATCTCGCATCCCACCCTGGCCAGAGTGCTGGCCCTCCAGGGTGGCCCCATGCCGATGGAAGTGTTCGCACCCGGGGCACTCGCGCTGGTGGACACACTCGGTGCGGTACACGCCCGCGGCTTCCTCCATGGCGACCTCAAGCCGGAGAACATCTTCCTCGACGACACGGCGCCCACCGCCATCCTCTTCGATTTTGGCCTCGCGCGTCGGCTCGGAGCACCCGCCTCGTTGCCCATCCCCTACGCCGCGACGCCTCCGACCCACCGCGTCCTCGCGGGGACGGTGGAGTACATGGCTCCGGAGCAGTGCGAGGGTGAGCCGGACCTGGATGTGCGCACGGACCTCTACGCCCTGGGGGTCATCCTCTACGAGATGCTCACGGGACGGCCGCCCTTCTTCGGCACCCTGTCCGATGTCACCCAGGCCCACGTCTCCCGCCGGCCGGCACGTCCCTCGGAGCTGGCCGCGGTGCCGGTGGCGCTCGAGCAGGTGGTGCTTCGCTGTCTCGCCAAGGAGCGCGACCGCCGCTTCCAGTCCGCGACGGAGCTGCGGGAGGCACTCCAGCAATCCCTGTTCAGTCACGCCCCTCCGCCGCCGCCTCCTCCCGCGACCCTCACGCCTCCCGAGCGCGTCACGCCTCCCACGTCCACCCACCGCTCCGTGGCGGGACTCTTCTTTCGCTCGGGCTCCAACCCCGTCGTCCTCCAGAAGGAGCTCGCCGGCTTCGGTGGGCAGCTCGTCTTCCAGGAGGGCTCCCGCTTCGTGGGCGTCTTCGATCCGGACGTGGGGGAGAACCCCATACGGCGGGCGCACCAGGCCGTGCGGGGGTTGTCCGCTCGGGGTCTGGTCTCCACCGCCCTGTTGGACGTGGTCTCGGTGACGGTGCAGCGCCGCCCCGGTGGGGCCATCCGCTACCTGAGCCCCACCTTCTCCCGGCAGGAGCGCTTTCCCTCCGGGAACGAGCCCCGCCTGTTGCTGCTCACCGCCGCGGCGGCGGAGGCCCTTCCGGAACAGCCATGCGTTCCGGTACCGGACCGCGACGGACTCTTCCAATGTCTGCCTTCATCGGCCGTGAGCGGTGCTCCCTTCCAATTCCAACAGCACAAGGAGCTGGTCGGCCGCGACGGCGAGCTGGCGGAGTTGATGCGAAGCGCGAAGCAGTCGGTGGCGGAGAGGGTTCCCTCGCTCATCACGGTGCTGGGAGACCGGGGACAGGGAAAGACACACCTGTGCGCCACGCTCGCCGAGCAGCTCCAGGTGGGTCTGCCCCAGGCCCGGGTGTATGTGTGGCGTGCCCGGGAGCCGGTGCAGGGAGATCCGGAGGGCACCTTGCGTCTGTTGCTCCAACAGGCGCTGTACGGAGTCCACGCCTCCGGTGCCTCGTTCTCCGGCTCCGAGGGGGAGGGCCGCGGCATCTGCGTCGAGCTGTTGGGGCCGCGATTGGCCATGGAGCTGTGGCCCGGTGTGGCCGCCACCCTGGGGTGGCGCTCCCCGAGCGACGCCCGATTGCAGCACTGGGCCACGGCGCCTGGCGCATTGCGCTCGCTGGCCATGCGCGCCACCGGGGAGTTGCTGGTCGCGCGCGCCCGCCAACGGCCGCTGTGCATCCTCCTGGATGACGTGCATTACGCGGAGGAGACGGCGTTGAACGCGTTGGAATACGCCACGCTCGCCGAGTCGCGCCTCCCCCTGTGGGTGTGCGTGCTGGCTCGTCCGGGCTTCGAGCGCCACCGTCCCTCGTGGGGCTCTCGTGCCGCCCATCAGAGGGTGCTGTCCCTGGGTCCCCTGCCTCCCGCCAGTGCCACCGAGCTGTGCCGCATCCTGCTGCGCCCGGCCGAGAACGTCCCCACCGAGGCCATCGAGCGGCTCGCCGAGCGTGCCCAGTACATCCCCCTCTTCCTGGTGGAGTTGGTGCGCGGTCTCAAGCGCCAGGGCCTGGTGCGCCAGCGCGCCGGCGGGGAGAGCTGGTACCTGGTCACGGACGAGCTGGAGCGCATGCCGGAGCTGCACCTGGTGGAGTGGCTGGTGGATCGCGAGCTCGGTGCCCTGCCACCCGAGCTCGCGGCGCACGCGAGGCTGTGCGCGCTGCTCGGTCCGGACTTCACCGCCGCCGAGGCCGAGGGGGTGGTGCATGTCCTGGAGTCGGACGGGGGCGCGGTGGACTTCCCGTTGGATCCGCGTCACGCCACGCGCCGGCTGCAGGAACTGGGCTTGCTGGTGGACCACGAGGAGGGGCTCTGCTTCCGCAACGAGCTGCTGCGCGCCACGGTGGAGCGCTCACTGCCCGAGGCGGACCGGGTGCGCTTCCACCACGCCGCCTTCCGCTACTTCCTGAGCGAGGCGGGCGCTACCCGGCGTCAGCGCCTGCCCCGCCTGGCCCTGCACGCCTCCGCCGCGGGCCTGCGCAGCGAGGCCGTCGCGCTCTACATCGACCTGGCCGAGTCCGCGCGTGGGCACCATGCCTACCTGGAGGCCGAGTCCACCTACACCCGTGCGTTGGAGTTGCTGGATGTCGAGGACACGCGGCGCCGCTTCACGGTGCTTCGGGGGCGGGGCCTCATGCGCTACCGGGTGGGCCGCTCCGAGGACTCGCTGGCCGACTTCGCCGCGGCGCGCGAGCTGGCCCGGCGGTTGGGAGATCTCTTCGGCCAGGTGGAGCTGCTGCTGGACGAGGCCATGGCCTACGATTGGCGCAACGAATACGTGCGTGCCGAGATGCGGGTGTCCCTGGCGCAGGAGCTGGCCTCCTCCGCCAATCTGCAGTCGCCGCTGCTCCAGGTGAGATTGCTGCTGGGGCTCGGGCGCGCGCTGTTCCGCAACGGCCAGTGGAAGGAGGCCTGCACCCTGCTGGAGGACACCGTCCAGCGCGCTCGAGGCCTGGGCGACGCGGGCTATGAGTCCCTGGTGGTGGCCCAACTGCTGCTGGGCTTCATCCTCCCCAACCTCGGCCGCATCGACGAGGCGGAGCGCATCCTCGAGGAGGCCATCACCTCCTGCACCGAGCGCGGTGACCGGCTCCACCTGGGCAGCATCCTCAACAACCGCCGCAACCTCTGGGTGGCGCGCAACGACCTGAAGGGCGCCCTGCGGGATCAGGAGCGCTTCATGCAACTGGGCCGGGAGCTGGGCCTGGCGAGTTGGGAGTTCTTCGCCGAGCACAACATGGGCGAGCTGCTCTACCAGTCGGGGGCGCCGGAGGCGGCGGCGCCGCACATCGCCCGTGCCATCGAATTGGAACGACGCCATCCGGAGGTGGCCCCTCGGCCATGGGCCCTGCTGCTGCAGGCCCGTCTGCATGCCTACACCGGGCGCGATTTCGAGGCGCGCGCGCTGCTCACCGACATCCAGATCAAGCTGGAGGCGCGCGGCGCGGAGTTCAGCTCTTCCGAGGAGGTGCTCGTCTCCCTGGTGGAGCTGGCCACCCGGGAGGCCAGCGCGGAGGAGTGGCTCGCGTTGGGGCGCCGCTCCGACGCGTGCTCCGTGGAGCAGGAGCCCCTGGAGGTGCTGGAGGTCCAGGCACTGGCCCGGTGGCGGCGAGGCGAGCGCAAGGAGGCCCTGCGCCTGATGGATGAGGCCCTGGCGCGGGCCGCCCGTGTTCCCAACATCATGGGCAAGCGGCTGCGGCGCAGCCGGGAGCGGGTGCTCACCCCGGCGAGGCGATGA
- a CDS encoding thrombospondin type 3 repeat-containing protein, whose product MSVHSLIRTVSVGLTLLGSAAAWASPAYPGVIRTELSSASEPACNVCHQGGAVGYGTVTTPFGQSLRSRGLVANNEGTLRTALGAVRSERVDSDGDGTPDTDELAAGRDPNVSDSGNGGDEPEDVLPDVTYGCGAAPGAPVGLLLGGLLLVTARRRETRTARESRPR is encoded by the coding sequence ATGTCCGTCCATTCCTTGATTCGTACCGTCTCCGTCGGCCTCACGCTCCTCGGCTCCGCCGCGGCCTGGGCCTCTCCCGCCTATCCAGGCGTCATCCGCACCGAGCTGAGCTCGGCCTCCGAGCCAGCCTGCAACGTCTGCCACCAGGGGGGCGCCGTGGGTTACGGCACGGTGACCACGCCCTTCGGTCAATCCCTGCGCTCCCGGGGCCTGGTGGCCAACAACGAGGGGACCTTGCGCACGGCCCTGGGGGCGGTGCGCAGCGAGCGTGTGGACAGCGATGGGGATGGCACGCCGGACACCGATGAGCTGGCGGCGGGCCGGGACCCCAACGTCAGCGACAGTGGAAACGGAGGCGATGAGCCCGAGGACGTGCTGCCCGATGTCACGTACGGCTGTGGTGCGGCGCCAGGGGCACCCGTGGGGCTCCTGCTCGGCGGGCTCCTGCTCGTGACGGCACGGCGCCGCGAAACGCGCACGGCGCGCGAGTCACGTCCTCGCTAG
- a CDS encoding porin: MRSALLLFVLLGLFAPLGAQAYPWMIRHGYTSCASCHTDPSGGGLLTAYGRAQSELLLAASYGKTKEEVSPSTSFLFGAVTLPEWLNMALSFRGGALVNRASETTNVRPVQMTSDVRAQATLGQFRANGSLGFAIRRARAAALTSTETNNLVSREHWLGWDNEAQTVTVRAGRMNLPFGLRNVEHTSWVRERTRTDSNDQQQYGVAVAYNGEGMRGELMGIAGNFMIHPDIYRELGYSGFFEVAPRSNLALGVSSLVTRANYDVESRQPLFWRQAHGVFARWAVTGPLVLMGEADMLVNSSRDQRMAVGYTGLLQADVEPIQGLHLLVTGEALRTVGGEGVNLGAGLGAAFIFLPQVELRVDGTARRLDSGSGSTTDVLSVIAQLHLLI, from the coding sequence ATGCGCTCGGCCCTTCTCCTCTTCGTCCTGCTCGGGCTCTTCGCACCCCTCGGTGCGCAGGCCTACCCGTGGATGATCCGCCACGGTTACACCAGTTGCGCCTCCTGCCACACCGACCCCTCCGGGGGCGGTCTGCTCACCGCCTACGGACGTGCCCAGTCCGAGCTGCTTCTCGCGGCCTCGTACGGCAAGACGAAGGAGGAGGTCAGTCCCAGCACGAGCTTCCTCTTCGGCGCGGTGACGCTGCCCGAGTGGCTGAACATGGCGCTCTCCTTCCGTGGCGGAGCGCTCGTCAACCGGGCCTCCGAGACGACCAACGTGCGGCCCGTGCAGATGACGAGCGACGTGCGTGCCCAGGCGACGCTCGGCCAGTTCCGCGCCAATGGCAGCCTGGGGTTCGCCATCCGCCGCGCCCGTGCCGCCGCCCTGACCTCCACGGAGACGAACAACCTGGTGTCCCGCGAGCACTGGCTCGGCTGGGACAACGAGGCGCAGACGGTGACGGTGCGTGCCGGCCGGATGAACCTCCCCTTCGGCTTGCGCAACGTGGAGCACACCTCATGGGTCCGTGAGCGCACGCGCACCGACTCCAACGACCAGCAGCAGTACGGCGTGGCCGTTGCCTACAACGGCGAGGGAATGCGTGGCGAGCTGATGGGCATCGCCGGCAACTTCATGATCCATCCCGACATCTATCGGGAGCTGGGCTACTCGGGTTTCTTCGAGGTGGCGCCGAGGTCGAACCTCGCCCTGGGCGTGAGCAGTCTGGTGACCCGCGCCAACTATGACGTGGAGAGCCGCCAGCCCCTCTTCTGGCGCCAGGCCCATGGCGTCTTCGCCCGTTGGGCCGTGACGGGGCCGCTGGTGCTGATGGGCGAGGCGGACATGCTCGTCAATTCCTCGAGGGACCAGCGGATGGCGGTCGGCTACACGGGTCTGCTCCAGGCGGACGTGGAGCCGATTCAGGGCCTGCACCTGCTGGTGACGGGAGAAGCGTTGAGGACGGTGGGCGGGGAAGGGGTGAACCTGGGCGCTGGATTGGGCGCGGCCTTCATCTTCCTGCCGCAGGTGGAGCTGCGGGTGGATGGCACGGCGCGGCGGTTGGACTCCGGGAGCGGGAGTACCACCGACGTCCTCTCGGTCATCGCTCAGCTGCACCTCTTGATTTGA
- a CDS encoding YceI family protein, with amino-acid sequence MKLKHALMAAMLLASPSFAGVERSGDATAAFTGKGPAGFKLEGKTNEVVVKDQGDKVVFSVPLATLKTGIDLRDRHMQEKYLEVAKYPEAVLEVLWTAIKLPENGQTVTQTTNGKMTIHGKTKEVPVTYTVKRNGDVYEASGKVPLNLKDYDINIPNYMGVTVKPDIETAVSFSFKKT; translated from the coding sequence ATGAAGCTCAAGCATGCGTTGATGGCGGCGATGCTGCTCGCGTCTCCTTCTTTCGCCGGTGTGGAGCGGAGCGGTGATGCGACCGCGGCGTTCACCGGGAAGGGTCCCGCCGGGTTCAAGCTCGAGGGAAAGACCAACGAGGTCGTCGTCAAGGACCAGGGAGATAAGGTGGTCTTCTCGGTGCCGCTCGCGACGCTCAAGACGGGCATCGACCTGCGCGATCGCCACATGCAGGAAAAATATCTCGAGGTGGCCAAGTACCCGGAGGCGGTGCTGGAGGTGCTCTGGACCGCCATCAAGCTGCCGGAGAACGGGCAGACGGTCACCCAGACGACCAACGGCAAGATGACGATTCACGGCAAGACCAAGGAGGTGCCCGTCACCTACACGGTCAAGCGCAACGGGGATGTCTACGAGGCGAGCGGAAAGGTGCCCCTCAACCTCAAGGACTACGACATCAACATCCCCAACTACATGGGCGTGACGGTCAAGCCGGACATCGAAACGGCCGTCTCCTTCTCCTTCAAGAAGACCTAA
- a CDS encoding Ig-like domain-containing protein — protein sequence MHAYPWTRRAPKTLLPALLLLGVSCGPGGDARDTTAPENVRVTGGVSAGETVSGRRTLQATAADNSGTVTRMEFHVSGALVCSDGAPKSSGATFSCSWDASTAAQGESQLTARAYDAAGNATASEPISFTVAPPNRIPIIGKVSATSSSLDEGASTSLSVTASDPDGDPLTYVWTQSPFSPAGTFDLEAGAARTWTAPFLSRDTAFTLKVTVSDGRGGSAQATVAVSVANVPGLNQAPVVDDTLTVPTTPVLAGDTVSLFIGANDPDGDPLTYSWTTTPAGIFADSPAAVAQWRSSDIGANTTYSFEVTVSDGTASVTRSGLVQVNVPSYSRDIQPIWNTTCTDCHHDAGGTPEGFSLQEGSSHASLVDKMGAGACSPMLRVRPGQPDSSLLVQRLSGEDCGRRMPQFDSDYFDMNPGELTRIRSWILAGALND from the coding sequence ATGCACGCGTATCCGTGGACCCGACGGGCTCCGAAAACATTGCTTCCCGCGCTCTTGCTCCTGGGCGTGAGCTGCGGTCCTGGCGGGGATGCCAGGGACACCACTGCTCCGGAGAACGTCCGGGTGACGGGCGGCGTGTCGGCTGGGGAGACCGTCTCTGGCCGGCGCACGTTGCAGGCCACCGCCGCGGACAACTCCGGCACGGTGACCCGGATGGAGTTCCATGTCTCCGGCGCGCTCGTCTGCTCGGACGGCGCGCCGAAGAGCTCCGGTGCGACCTTCTCCTGCTCCTGGGATGCCTCCACCGCCGCGCAGGGAGAGAGCCAGCTCACCGCCAGGGCCTACGATGCCGCGGGCAACGCCACCGCCTCCGAGCCGATCTCCTTCACCGTCGCGCCACCCAATCGCATCCCCATCATCGGCAAGGTGTCCGCCACATCGTCCTCGCTCGACGAAGGCGCGAGTACCTCCCTCTCGGTGACCGCCTCCGACCCGGATGGCGATCCGCTCACCTACGTCTGGACCCAGTCCCCGTTCTCTCCGGCGGGCACCTTTGATCTCGAGGCCGGGGCGGCCCGCACGTGGACGGCGCCCTTTCTTTCGCGCGACACGGCCTTCACCTTGAAGGTGACGGTCTCGGATGGAAGGGGAGGCTCGGCCCAGGCCACGGTGGCGGTGTCGGTGGCGAACGTCCCCGGCCTCAACCAGGCTCCCGTCGTGGACGACACCCTCACCGTCCCCACCACACCGGTGCTCGCGGGAGACACCGTCAGCCTCTTCATCGGGGCCAATGATCCGGACGGCGATCCGCTCACCTACTCCTGGACCACGACCCCGGCGGGGATCTTCGCGGATTCGCCAGCCGCTGTCGCGCAGTGGCGCTCTTCCGACATTGGCGCGAACACGACCTACTCCTTCGAGGTCACCGTGTCCGATGGAACCGCTTCCGTGACACGTTCGGGGCTCGTGCAGGTCAACGTCCCGTCATACTCCCGTGACATCCAGCCCATCTGGAACACGACGTGTACGGACTGCCACCACGACGCGGGCGGAACTCCCGAGGGATTCTCCCTGCAAGAGGGCAGCTCCCACGCCTCGCTCGTCGACAAGATGGGAGCCGGCGCCTGTAGCCCCATGCTGCGTGTGCGACCGGGCCAGCCCGACAGCTCCCTGCTGGTACAGCGGCTCAGTGGCGAGGACTGTGGCCGCAGGATGCCGCAGTTCGATTCGGACTACTTCGACATGAATCCCGGCGAGCTCACCCGCATCCGTTCCTGGATCCTCGCCGGAGCCCTCAACGACTGA
- a CDS encoding lysyl oxidase family protein, producing the protein MNIPSPEDRPDLYEFDECHQHDHLIGFASYELLDAQNTVVTVGRKQGFFLVDYAPYCGDAGPQTVNIDGSQGISPGWADVYAADYPCQWLDITDVPDGTYTLRVGVDKNDLVDEQDVQPNTVSVKVEISANAVEVLP; encoded by the coding sequence GTGAACATTCCGTCCCCCGAGGATCGGCCGGACCTCTACGAGTTCGATGAGTGCCACCAGCATGATCACCTCATCGGGTTCGCCAGCTACGAGTTGCTCGACGCCCAGAACACGGTGGTGACGGTGGGCCGCAAGCAGGGCTTCTTCCTGGTGGACTACGCGCCCTACTGCGGGGACGCGGGGCCCCAGACCGTCAACATCGACGGCTCGCAAGGCATCTCGCCGGGCTGGGCGGACGTGTACGCCGCGGACTACCCGTGCCAGTGGCTGGACATCACGGACGTGCCGGACGGCACCTACACCCTGCGCGTCGGCGTGGACAAGAACGACCTCGTCGACGAGCAGGACGTACAGCCGAACACCGTGAGCGTGAAGGTGGAGATCTCCGCCAACGCCGTGGAAGTCCTCCCGTAG
- a CDS encoding lectin-like protein — protein sequence MSRASIPGLLSLLFLAACAEEPVAPEPESPGVWRQEIELRDTWAAKAAVIQQRDLQRDVPLDRWQRLGTHNSHVSTVYTKCGAGLCYYLRSNQHRSLAAQLDMGIRTLMLDVYDDANGNSTGDCQFGWNVCFSHEGEPFGQWSVSLEEEIAGWINAPEHQEDVLLILLEDYFNEGEAYKRQFFNELRYRFDKDFRPGASTSLTSGDLIFRPSDKQLLFPSRWPTQRELVQLGRRIVIAVKDRSAYNIDLGADGNMRDWFFASGSLDTLSIQYPAWAANFAPQFDAARCGSKDIRDASQLPQPLPHRFTQFEERQICDHFENCYSGSGLSDRIDVAAVMACGFSVAMDQAEADPGYSPNGESYFARGLKGAIWSFDEGEPNNAGDEDCAAMWSNGRWNDDLCSKSKRYACVKAGATCDPSSCPGDFWVLSANAGPWSGGTASCPAGYRFGVPLNGFHNRKLRELVGGREEVWLAFTDARVEGRWESP from the coding sequence GTGTCGCGTGCGAGCATCCCCGGTCTCCTGTCCCTGCTGTTCCTCGCCGCATGCGCGGAGGAGCCCGTTGCTCCCGAGCCGGAATCACCCGGTGTCTGGCGCCAGGAGATTGAGCTGAGGGATACGTGGGCCGCGAAGGCCGCCGTCATCCAGCAGCGCGACCTCCAGCGGGATGTTCCGCTCGATCGCTGGCAGCGGCTCGGGACCCACAACTCCCATGTCAGCACGGTCTACACGAAGTGTGGCGCGGGCCTGTGTTACTACCTCCGCTCCAACCAGCATCGGAGCCTCGCCGCGCAGCTGGACATGGGCATCCGGACCCTGATGTTGGATGTCTATGATGATGCCAATGGCAACTCCACGGGCGACTGCCAGTTCGGCTGGAACGTCTGCTTCAGCCACGAGGGCGAGCCCTTCGGCCAGTGGAGTGTCTCCCTCGAGGAGGAGATCGCCGGGTGGATCAACGCGCCGGAGCACCAGGAGGACGTGCTCCTCATCCTCCTCGAGGACTATTTCAACGAGGGAGAGGCCTACAAGCGGCAGTTCTTCAACGAGCTCCGCTACCGCTTCGACAAGGACTTCCGGCCGGGTGCGAGCACCTCGCTCACCTCGGGAGACCTCATCTTCCGGCCGAGTGACAAGCAGCTCCTCTTCCCGAGCCGTTGGCCGACGCAGCGCGAGCTCGTCCAACTGGGCCGGCGCATCGTCATCGCGGTCAAGGACCGGTCGGCCTACAACATCGACCTCGGTGCCGACGGCAACATGCGGGATTGGTTCTTCGCCTCTGGCAGCCTGGACACCCTGTCCATCCAGTACCCGGCGTGGGCCGCCAACTTCGCGCCCCAGTTCGACGCCGCGCGCTGTGGCTCGAAGGATATCCGGGATGCGTCGCAGCTCCCACAGCCGTTGCCCCATCGGTTCACCCAGTTCGAGGAGCGGCAGATCTGCGACCATTTCGAGAATTGCTACAGCGGCTCGGGCCTGAGCGATCGCATCGATGTCGCGGCCGTCATGGCGTGTGGCTTCAGCGTCGCCATGGATCAGGCCGAGGCCGACCCCGGCTATTCCCCGAATGGTGAGTCCTACTTCGCCCGCGGCCTGAAGGGCGCCATCTGGAGCTTCGACGAGGGCGAGCCCAACAACGCGGGTGACGAGGACTGCGCCGCGATGTGGAGCAACGGGCGCTGGAACGATGACCTCTGCTCGAAGTCGAAGCGCTACGCCTGCGTGAAGGCGGGCGCCACGTGTGATCCATCCTCCTGCCCGGGTGATTTCTGGGTGCTGTCGGCGAACGCGGGGCCCTGGTCCGGCGGCACCGCGTCCTGCCCGGCGGGGTACAGGTTTGGTGTTCCGCTCAATGGCTTCCACAACCGCAAGCTGCGGGAGCTCGTCGGCGGACGGGAGGAGGTCTGGCTCGCCTTCACGGATGCCCGCGTGGAGGGGCGTTGGGAGAGCCCGTGA